A DNA window from Rhipicephalus sanguineus isolate Rsan-2018 chromosome 8, BIME_Rsan_1.4, whole genome shotgun sequence contains the following coding sequences:
- the LOC119402637 gene encoding uncharacterized protein LOC119402637: MAKNSEGTYVKIAISEKKEVMCELVGKRPKNLDACEECQNYMQTWVTLRCDHKVCNECFNEYPSYICSKDKKRTTKGKARTEGCNKLRNSRVYCPACQEEHTCTNITNHISCKHPELLENADESVRPPYTEAMARSETEPQRGEEKRERLWGNPPQAFDAPATHTGSDSKFDADMLTEDESSDSAPPTSDEASLDRDIGTCRHCNTALEKKEIPGHEERCPDLGVQCPFCSEEMAFKTVQGHINTACPVRKGEQSG, from the exons ATGGCGAAAAACAGTGAAGG AACATACGTGAAGATCGCAAtctcagaaaagaaagaagttatGTGCGAGCTTGTTGGAAAAAGGCCGAAGAACCTTGACGCGTGTGAAGAGTGCCAGAATTATATGCAAACATGGGTCACTCTAAGATGCGATCACAAGGTCTGTAATGAATGCTTCAACGAGTACCCAAGTTACATCTGCTCAAAAGACAAGAAAAGGACTACCAAAGGCAAG GCCAGGACAGAGGGATGCAACAAATTACGAAATTCGAGAGTTTACTGTCCGGCATGCCAAGAAGAACATACGTGCACAAACATCACC AACCATATCAGTTGTAAGCACCCGGAACTGCTGGAGAACGCTGATGAATCCGTTAGACCACCCTAC ACAGAAGCGATGGCCCGCAGTGAGACTGAACCACAAAGGGGCGAAGAAAAGAGGGAGCGGCTGTGGGGCAACCCACCGCAAGCATTTGATGCACCTGCGACGCACACAGGTTCAGATAGCAAGTTCGACGCTGACATG CTGACTGAGGACGAGTCCTCGGACTCCGCTCCACCTACTTCTGATGAAGCATCGCTTGATAGGGACATTGGAACCTGTAGACACTGCAACACTGCCTTGGAAAAGAAAGAGATTCCA GGGCATGAAGAAAGGTGTCCGGACCTAGGCGTACAGTGTCCGTTTTGTAGTGAAGAAATGGCATTCAAGACTGTCCAAGGTCACATAAACACTGCCTGCCCAGTAAGAAAAGGAGAACAGTCCGGGTAA